The DNA window AGGGTTTTTCatcctttcctttttaattctGTACTATCTCATTAGGTAAATGAATTAATGTTGGATCATTTGCAAAATAACTGTTTCATATCTGAAAGGGCTTTTCACCATCAGTTTTTTTACTACTGTTAAACTGTTCATACAAAGTGAATTTAAGTTGTCTCCCTGCCAAATTTATAAAGTTTCAAAATCTTGGTCAGCTTCCATTGAGCTAAAAGTTTTCTACATTTTAGCATAGGAAACCGAAATTGAAGAGGACGGTAAATTCTACTCAAGGGATGCATGGCCTGAACAAATATGTTCCATTGATGCTGATTAACATTTTGTTTGCAGGGTCCTTGTATACTTGAAGCAAGGTTGAAGCAGAATTATGAGTACGTCACCTTTGAAGTCCTTGATTGACAATGGGATTTTGCAAGGGTGCTGCTACAAGTGGAATGACCATGTCCTTTCTTAAGTTGGAAGATAACTCATGGTTTACCGTATCCGTATGAGATGGCCTGTGATTGAACGTATACTACGTGCTTTACCGTATTCTGGTGTTTTCAAGTAAACATGGAGTGGGTTAGAACTTACAGAAAATGTCAAGGCATGTTAGCATGcagtgttttttagttttgtacAAGGAAATCTCCAGACGAAGCGGTGGGGATTTCCACTGCACGATACCAAATGTcgaaatcattatttttttcgtcATGATGCAATACGTTGATCCTCGGATTTTTACCGAGAGCGTTTCTCTCCGCTGAAACTACAGCACATGTAATTAATGTTCATAAAAATTGCCGATCAAACTATTCCTCCCTACATCTTTTCGTTTCTGTTCTGTCTAATCCCGAAATGGTGAAATAGTTCAAGTTGTTCCGGAACTCACCGACCAGTCAAAAGTTGTAGTTTCTCGCTCAATAGAGCCTAATAAAAGTCAAAACGATACTCTggttctaaaaaacaaaagaaaaaacagagtagGCTTCTACGTCCATTCATTTAACGTACAAAACTCAGCAATAGAATTCCTACGTGCAAAAGCTCCTCGCTGAACAGGTTCCATAGCTGGACAAACATTATTTGCTTTACGATTTCTTCCAAATTTGGACGAACACTCTTTCAACCTATCCTAGTCGTAGGCTTCTAGATGTCCAGTTGTTGATCCGGCatcattgaaataaattaaataaggcACATGCAGCCATCACTTCTGTCTCGTTGCCTCTGCCCTAATCTCACAGTATTTGCATGAACTCTACACATCTACAGCACCACCACAAAAATTAGCTTCTGTGGTTACGTTTTCTgcataataacaaaattattgcaACCTGCACTCTGAAAATTTTACTGCCTGACAGTAATTGTAAACCTAGATTTACATGCACCTTTTTTTCTCGGTATGTAATGGCAAGAACCATACGTCCGTGAGTCTAAATTACAAATGAAGCGAGATGCGAGAACAACAATGGAAGAGTCAGAGGATCAATAGCTCAGTACTGGTGGCCATCCATATTCCTTGGTGATCAAGGGTTGCAAATCTAGTCGTTAAAGTAACAGTAGCGGCAGAATGATATAAATAAGCAGCTCGCACCTCCATAGCCGGCCCTCCTACGGATGTCACACACCAGACATGGATGTGTTCGTTCATACGTAGGagtaaaaattcaaagaaaagacCCTAATGACTAGCGAGGTACGTATAAAGTAATGTGAAAAGACATTTCagcattaattttgtttttggtacaAGTAATTAAATGCAGCGTTGATCAGGATAGgggaaaagggaaaaataaataaaaatagcccCAGTATAATTTGGCCAGTACATACACGTACGCGATGCGTAAACATcatgtccttttcttttgttttatgggCGGGGTTCGATTAAACATCAACAtcttcaaatttgttttcttttatattcttgtctggaaattaattaagattagaAATTTGAGCACTCGACCTTTGGCATGCAGCACAGATCTTATTACCATGCAAATAGATATTCCATAATTAATTAGCAGCATCCTACGACTCTCTTTTTTATGCTATGTATGAAGTTAGGGAGAAGCGAAAGTGTGCATCCCAATCTATAGAGCTTTTTATAAccatacattaattaattatcaggAAGCCAAAAGCTCTCCATCTACCTcgtataattattatcaaatttaataattagtaAATCACTTGGAAttaattgtaattaattaagttgACGGGACATTGTTTATGTAGCTAGAGAACGACTTGTGGCCGACCCCTCAACATAGAGATTATTAGACTCAAAGATTATGAAGAGAGTGCAAAGCAAAGGATATGGAAAGGTTGCGAGCAACTAGCTAATAGCTGTAATACGTGCATCTTTATTATCATAATGCTTttctatcaaaatatattaaactaatatttttttattttttaaaatttatttttttataatataaaaaataaaatttaaaaaataaaataaaaatattatttcaatatatttctaaaaataatattactttaaaaattaaaaaattataacatattaAGAATATTGAAATGTTGGGGCACGAGAAAACGACGTGCTTCCCACCTGCCCACGCGCACAAGACCCCACGAAACCCTAATTTCAATGACCTCTAAAAGAAGAGCTTATAATATATTGTTGATCACGTTACTATTAGCTAGTACTAGCTCGTAGTATTAATATAGTACATGGACGAGGAGAAAGAACCCTTGCCTAGCTACCTTGCCGAATCACAACACAACGCAAAGGCACAGAAAAAACACAGAGCCAacattcaaagaaagaaattatacAAGCTCCATTGTTTTGTCTCTTGAGAGATCAGttcattttctttgatgaaCTTCCAATCTCTAACTAGTGAGCTTTAGTTTAtaattctttctctttcttctctcttgaTTTGTGTGTTGATTGATTCTATGACGGGTTTTGCATCAGTTCTTTGTTCTTTCTCTTAAAATCACTGATCTTGAATCGATCGTGCCACGCTTTACTTGATTCGATGACCAATTGCATCTAATTCTCTCTTTTCACAAGCTCTCCCTAGCTACCTCCTTTTCTaatcttaatttctttcttcctctctcACATGCATCCTCATCAAAATCTGAGGAAGAAGATTACCAGCATAGGAGCTAGCTAGTCTGTAAAAGAACCCTATTGATTGTGGTATTcaaccttttttcttaaaaaaaaatgtttcttgcCAAACCTTGCTTTGACTTTCTGGTCTCGAACCTTTCCTAAATAAAACCAACTGAAATTCAATTAAGTCTTCTCCTTCCGTTCTCTTAATTCCTTTCTTGTTCCCTTAATTAGCAATCCTGGCTAATCCTTGGTGGACGGGTCAGGTTGGCCTGCCTGGCCTCGACTCTTCATCCAATTCACCTTCGTTAGGAAAAATCAATCGTGAACTTTCCATTAATGAAACCAGCAACAGAAGCGGTGGAAGGgacgaagatgatgatgatagaGATACCGGAGATGAGGCTAAAGAGGGTGCTGTTGAGGTTGGTAACCGACGACCTAGAGGCCGGCCTCCTGGATCGAAAAACAAACCCAAACCACCAATTTTTGTGACTCGAGACAGCCCTAATGCCCTCCGTAGCCATGTCATGGAAATTGCTGGTGGTGCTGATGTAGCTGAGAGTGTGGCACAGTTTGCTCGGAGGCGTCAACGGGGTGTTTGTGTGCTTAGTGGCAGTGGCTCCGTGGCCAACGTAACCCTAAGACAACCGGCAGCACCGGGTGCTGTAGTCGCGCTCCACGGTAGGTTTGAGATTTTGTCCCTAACTGGGGCGTTTTTGCCGGGCCCGGCTCCTCCTGGCTCTACTGGACTGACTGTGTACCTTGCCGGCGGACAAGGGCAGGTTGTTGGAGGAAGTGTGGTTGGATCACTAATTGCAGCAGGGCCGGTCATGGTCATTGCTGCAACTTTTGCTAATGCCACTTATGAGAGGTTACCATTAGAGGATGATGAAGATGCTGGAAGTGGTGGTCAGGGACACATCCAAAGCGGAGCTAATAATTCCCCGCCAGCGATCGGAAGCAGTGGACAACAAGCTGGATTGCCTGATCCCTCATCTATGCCTGTCTATCTGCCGCCAAA is part of the Populus alba chromosome 10, ASM523922v2, whole genome shotgun sequence genome and encodes:
- the LOC118061561 gene encoding AT-hook motif nuclear-localized protein 20-like, which encodes MPILANPWWTGQVGLPGLDSSSNSPSLGKINRELSINETSNRSGGRDEDDDDRDTGDEAKEGAVEVGNRRPRGRPPGSKNKPKPPIFVTRDSPNALRSHVMEIAGGADVAESVAQFARRRQRGVCVLSGSGSVANVTLRQPAAPGAVVALHGRFEILSLTGAFLPGPAPPGSTGLTVYLAGGQGQVVGGSVVGSLIAAGPVMVIAATFANATYERLPLEDDEDAGSGGQGHIQSGANNSPPAIGSSGQQAGLPDPSSMPVYLPPNLMQSGAQQLGHDAYAWAHAARPPY